Proteins encoded within one genomic window of Nonomuraea gerenzanensis:
- a CDS encoding dihydrofolate reductase family protein → MTQHAGRRVVTNMALSLDGRYAQPDNPVDMGWVMPYAVTDVARDHLTGLWEPATTALLGRVNAEGFLGFWPTVIGMEGADPRDEGFAKWLVDADKVVLSSTLREAPWERTTVLDRPAAEVVEELRAAEGGDILVLSSASVIKALLAADQVDRLAITVFPVFLGGGPRLFDDGLPAGRWAPVRQVAGEHGTLSLVYDRVR, encoded by the coding sequence ATGACGCAGCACGCCGGCCGCAGGGTCGTCACCAACATGGCCCTCTCCCTCGACGGCCGCTACGCCCAGCCGGACAATCCGGTGGACATGGGCTGGGTCATGCCGTACGCCGTCACCGACGTCGCCCGCGACCACCTGACCGGCCTCTGGGAGCCGGCGACGACGGCGCTGCTCGGGCGGGTGAACGCCGAGGGGTTCCTCGGGTTCTGGCCCACCGTCATCGGCATGGAGGGCGCCGACCCGCGTGACGAGGGGTTCGCCAAGTGGCTGGTGGACGCCGACAAGGTGGTGCTCTCCTCCACTCTGCGCGAGGCGCCGTGGGAGCGCACGACGGTCCTCGACCGGCCGGCCGCCGAGGTGGTCGAGGAGCTGAGGGCGGCCGAGGGCGGCGACATCCTCGTGCTCTCCAGCGCCAGCGTCATCAAGGCGCTACTGGCCGCCGACCAGGTGGACCGGCTCGCGATCACGGTCTTCCCCGTCTTCCTCGGCGGCGGGCCGCGCCTGTTCGACGACGGCCTGCCCGCGGGCCGGTGGGCGCCGGTCAGGCAGGTCGCGGGCGAGCACGGCACGTTGTCGCTGGTCTACGACCGGGTGCGGTGA
- a CDS encoding FAD-binding oxidoreductase, with the protein MTAQAALTPTPAQKPTLSVRGGGHAFAGFASNDGGIVIDLAHLATVDLIDKERHLVRIGGGATWGQVVAALAPHGLAISSGDTRSVGVGGLTLSGGIGWKVRKYGLALDSLVAADLVTADGAVVRASAEENPDLFWAIRGGGGNFGVVTAFEFAAHPTTDVFHGRITFPAQEAATVLRGWADHLRTAPAELTSILNAANPFAGGPDAPVEILVTFDGDDPQLAALAIDPIRRLGTVIGDDVELRPYADVLVEGVTPPPGIRFVTRSAFVGEGSVAAVLDLLAEAGTSPGSPLLSVRSLGGAVSRVPDDATAFAHRRAELMIVTSVAGPEPVVEAARPALDALWDRLAPHTDGAYANFLASATEADVAAVYPAPTYDRLAQVKRRYDAANLFAHNHNVRPR; encoded by the coding sequence GTGACAGCGCAAGCCGCACTCACGCCCACGCCCGCCCAGAAGCCGACCCTGTCCGTACGGGGCGGCGGCCACGCCTTCGCCGGTTTCGCCAGCAACGACGGCGGCATCGTGATCGACCTCGCCCACCTGGCCACCGTGGACCTCATCGACAAGGAGCGCCACCTCGTCAGGATCGGCGGCGGCGCCACCTGGGGCCAGGTCGTGGCCGCCCTCGCCCCGCACGGCCTGGCGATCTCCTCGGGCGACACGAGGAGCGTCGGGGTCGGCGGGCTGACGTTGAGCGGCGGCATCGGCTGGAAGGTACGCAAGTACGGCCTGGCCCTGGACAGCCTGGTGGCCGCCGACCTGGTCACGGCGGACGGAGCGGTCGTGCGGGCCAGTGCGGAGGAGAACCCGGACCTGTTCTGGGCGATCCGCGGCGGCGGCGGGAACTTCGGCGTGGTGACCGCCTTCGAGTTCGCGGCACACCCGACCACGGACGTCTTCCACGGCAGGATCACCTTCCCGGCGCAGGAGGCGGCCACCGTGCTGCGAGGGTGGGCCGACCACCTGCGCACCGCACCGGCGGAGCTGACCTCCATCCTGAACGCCGCCAACCCCTTCGCAGGCGGCCCCGACGCCCCGGTCGAGATCCTCGTCACCTTCGACGGCGACGACCCGCAGCTCGCCGCCCTGGCCATCGACCCGATCCGCCGCCTCGGCACGGTGATCGGTGACGACGTGGAGCTGCGGCCGTACGCGGACGTCCTGGTGGAGGGGGTGACGCCGCCGCCCGGCATCCGGTTCGTCACCCGGAGCGCGTTCGTCGGCGAGGGGTCGGTGGCGGCGGTGCTGGACCTGCTCGCCGAGGCCGGGACGTCACCGGGGTCGCCGCTCCTGTCCGTGCGCAGCCTCGGCGGCGCGGTGTCCCGCGTCCCGGACGACGCCACGGCCTTCGCGCACCGCCGGGCGGAGCTGATGATCGTGACCAGCGTCGCGGGCCCGGAGCCGGTCGTCGAGGCCGCCCGCCCCGCCCTGGACGCGCTCTGGGACAGGCTGGCGCCGCACACGGACGGCGCGTACGCCAACTTCCTCGCCTCCGCCACCGAGGCGGACGTCGCGGCGGTCTATCCGGCGCCGACTTACGACCGGCTCGCGCAGGTCAAGCGCCGCTACGACGCCGCGAACCTGTTCGCGCACAACCACAACGTCCGGCCCAGGTAG
- a CDS encoding RNA polymerase sigma-70 factor, translating into MPDTPDPATEAFVAHRNLLFTVAYEMLGSAADAEDVLQETWLRWAGVDLGEVRDQRAYLVRITTRQALLRLRTLGRRKESYVGPWLPEPLLTTPDVAQDVELAESVSMAMLLVLETLSPTERAVFVLREVFGLDYDEIAEAVDKTQAAVRQIAHRARAHVAARRPREAISPAESRDAFTAFQRAVQTGDLQVLLDVLAPDVVLLTDGGGIKQAALAPIVGAADVAAVLGRVPASRSLVPAQVNGCPALVIRIDGELDTVLAVRVEGGLVTGLYAVRNPEKLSHMEQEIILSR; encoded by the coding sequence ATGCCCGACACCCCGGACCCCGCCACCGAGGCGTTCGTCGCCCACCGCAACCTCCTGTTCACCGTCGCCTACGAGATGCTCGGCTCGGCCGCCGACGCGGAAGACGTGCTGCAGGAGACCTGGTTGCGATGGGCGGGCGTCGACCTGGGCGAGGTACGGGACCAGCGGGCGTACCTGGTGCGGATCACCACCCGCCAGGCCCTCCTCCGGCTGCGGACGCTCGGCCGGCGCAAGGAGTCCTACGTCGGCCCGTGGCTGCCCGAGCCGCTGCTCACCACGCCTGACGTGGCGCAGGACGTGGAGCTGGCGGAGAGCGTGTCGATGGCGATGCTGCTGGTGCTGGAGACGTTGTCGCCGACGGAGCGGGCCGTGTTCGTGCTGCGCGAGGTGTTCGGGCTGGACTACGACGAGATCGCCGAGGCCGTGGACAAGACCCAGGCGGCCGTCCGGCAGATCGCCCACCGGGCGCGGGCACACGTCGCGGCACGCCGGCCCCGCGAGGCGATCTCCCCCGCCGAGTCCCGGGACGCCTTCACGGCGTTCCAGCGGGCCGTCCAGACGGGGGATCTTCAGGTGCTGCTCGACGTCCTGGCGCCGGACGTCGTCCTGCTGACCGACGGCGGCGGGATCAAGCAGGCCGCCCTGGCGCCCATCGTGGGGGCCGCCGACGTGGCCGCCGTGCTGGGGCGGGTCCCCGCGTCGCGGTCGCTGGTGCCGGCGCAGGTCAACGGGTGTCCGGCGCTGGTCATCCGGATCGACGGGGAGCTCGACACCGTGCTGGCGGTTCGGGTGGAGGGTGGGCTGGTCACGGGGCTCTACGCCGTACGCAATCCTGAGAAGTTGTCGCACATGGAGCAGGAGATCATCCTGAGCCGCTGA
- a CDS encoding DUF3040 domain-containing protein translates to MAWSQDEERMLAQIEQHLVDDDPRLVARLESFNERVRRSEAKSNGQRAPRRRPRRTTVIILISWLLIATLVATLLIMLLRHEAAAAMALAVAF, encoded by the coding sequence ATGGCCTGGTCGCAGGACGAGGAGCGGATGCTGGCCCAGATTGAGCAGCACCTCGTCGATGACGATCCGCGACTCGTCGCTCGGCTTGAGTCGTTCAACGAGCGGGTTCGTCGCAGCGAGGCGAAGTCGAACGGGCAGCGCGCGCCTCGTCGTCGGCCGCGCCGCACGACCGTCATCATCTTGATCAGCTGGTTGCTCATCGCCACGCTGGTCGCCACGCTCCTGATCATGCTCCTGCGTCACGAGGCCGCCGCCGCGATGGCTCTGGCCGTGGCCTTCTGA
- a CDS encoding Rv2578c family radical SAM protein: protein MRWDNLRLTGPGRADPTEPLFARGAVTRTFDTPEFKGMTFYEIRARSIINRVPGASRVPFDYTINPYRGCGHRCIYCFARKTHEYLDLDAGADFDSKIVVKVNAAELARKELASPRWGGHHVAMGTNVDCYQRAEGRYKLMRGILTALRDAANPFSILTKGTLILRDLDLLTEAAEVTDVGADVSVGFVDDDLWRAVEPGTPNPHRRLETCATLNDNGIACGVLMAPVLPYLTDSPAQLDRTVKAIAEAGATHLSPIVLHLRPGAREWWLTWLSREHPRLVPRYLELYGRGAYAPKSYQQRITTLIRDLAERHGVGRATPAMARRIPPHRPAAPAQPEQLRLL from the coding sequence ATGCGCTGGGACAACCTCCGCCTGACCGGGCCAGGCCGGGCCGATCCGACCGAGCCGCTCTTCGCCCGCGGCGCGGTGACCCGCACGTTCGACACGCCCGAGTTCAAGGGGATGACCTTCTACGAGATCCGGGCCAGATCCATCATCAACCGGGTCCCCGGCGCCAGCCGCGTCCCGTTCGACTACACGATCAACCCCTACCGGGGCTGCGGCCATCGCTGCATCTACTGCTTCGCCAGGAAGACCCACGAATATCTCGACCTCGACGCCGGCGCGGACTTCGACTCCAAGATCGTCGTCAAGGTCAACGCCGCCGAGCTGGCCCGCAAGGAGCTCGCCTCGCCCCGCTGGGGCGGCCACCACGTGGCCATGGGCACCAACGTCGACTGCTACCAGCGCGCGGAGGGCCGCTACAAGCTGATGCGCGGCATCCTGACCGCGCTGCGCGACGCCGCCAACCCGTTCTCGATCCTCACCAAGGGCACCCTCATCCTGCGCGACCTCGACCTGCTCACCGAGGCCGCCGAGGTGACGGACGTCGGCGCCGACGTCTCGGTCGGCTTCGTCGACGACGACCTGTGGCGCGCCGTCGAGCCCGGCACCCCCAACCCGCACCGCCGCCTCGAAACCTGCGCGACCCTCAACGACAACGGCATCGCCTGCGGCGTCCTGATGGCCCCCGTCCTGCCCTACCTCACCGACTCCCCCGCCCAGCTCGACCGCACGGTCAAGGCCATCGCCGAGGCCGGCGCCACCCACCTCTCCCCCATCGTGCTGCACCTGCGCCCCGGAGCCCGCGAGTGGTGGCTGACCTGGCTGTCGCGCGAGCACCCGCGCCTGGTGCCGCGCTATCTGGAGCTGTACGGGCGCGGTGCGTACGCCCCGAAGTCCTACCAGCAGCGGATCACGACCCTGATCAGAGACCTCGCGGAACGCCACGGAGTCGGCCGGGCCACCCCCGCCATGGCCCGCCGCATCCCACCCCACCGCCCGGCAGCCCCGGCCCAGCCCGAGCAACTCCGGCTCCTCTGA
- a CDS encoding elongation factor G, whose product MIKHVLNIGILAHVDAGKTSLTERLLFETGVIDRLGSVDGGDTQTDTGEIERRRGITIRAAVASFALGDLRVNLVDTPGHADFVAEVERALGVLDGAVLVLSAVEGVQPHTRVLMRTLRKLRLPTLIFVNKIDRAGAREHDLLADIRRRLSPSCVPLNTVDGLGSPAAVTRPVTDPYAVAEVLAERDDELLGLLVDGQTPEQGMVRAALARQCGEAVACPVLFGSAITGQGLPELLDGIAELFPAVPRVAVEGASATGTVFAVERAPSGEKVAFVRVRGGVLRVREPLTFFRGQRRSGGDGPRAGGGAGSGGAGRTADHAYEARLTALSVAGAPREAQAVAGDIVKIWGVPEIRVGDHLGEPGPANQAHFTPPSLETVVRPRIPGQEPRLHAALLAMTEQDPLIGTRALPGGGTSVLLYGEVQKEVIGETLAREFGVEAEFEPSRPVYFERPSGSGEAVEEIQRQGRNEFMATVGLRVEPAPAGSGVGYRLEVDLGSLPLAFHRAIEESVRLALREGPHGWPVTDVLVTLTRTGYSSPVTTAGDFRGRVPVVLARALKRAGTVVYEPCHRFEAEVPLEAFGPVTAQLAALGGEVRDARREGEGWVLEGKIPAAVVHEAERRLPGLSHGEGVWWSEAAGDRPLR is encoded by the coding sequence TTGATCAAGCACGTCCTGAACATCGGCATCCTCGCGCACGTAGACGCGGGAAAGACCAGCCTCACTGAGCGACTCCTGTTCGAGACCGGCGTCATCGACCGGCTCGGCAGCGTCGACGGCGGCGACACCCAGACCGACACCGGCGAGATCGAACGCCGCCGCGGCATCACCATCCGCGCCGCCGTGGCCTCCTTCGCCCTGGGTGACCTGCGGGTCAACCTGGTGGACACGCCCGGCCACGCCGACTTCGTGGCCGAGGTGGAGCGCGCGCTCGGCGTACTGGACGGCGCCGTCCTGGTGCTGTCGGCCGTCGAGGGGGTGCAGCCGCACACCCGGGTCCTGATGCGGACTCTGCGCAAGTTGCGCCTGCCGACCCTGATCTTCGTCAACAAGATCGATCGGGCGGGGGCGCGGGAGCACGATCTGCTCGCCGACATCCGGCGCCGCCTCTCGCCGTCGTGCGTCCCGCTCAACACCGTGGACGGTCTCGGCAGCCCGGCCGCCGTCACCCGGCCCGTGACCGATCCGTACGCGGTCGCCGAGGTGCTGGCGGAGCGGGACGACGAGCTGCTGGGGCTGCTCGTGGATGGTCAGACGCCTGAGCAGGGGATGGTGCGGGCGGCGCTGGCGCGGCAGTGTGGGGAGGCGGTGGCTTGTCCGGTGTTGTTCGGCTCGGCGATCACCGGGCAAGGGCTGCCTGAGCTGCTCGATGGGATCGCCGAGCTCTTTCCTGCTGTGCCTCGGGTGGCGGTGGAGGGCGCGTCGGCCACTGGCACGGTGTTCGCGGTCGAGCGGGCTCCTTCGGGGGAGAAGGTGGCGTTTGTGCGGGTTCGGGGCGGGGTCTTGCGGGTGCGGGAGCCGCTGACCTTCTTTCGTGGGCAGCGGCGGAGTGGTGGTGACGGTCCTCGTGCTGGCGGGGGTGCGGGCAGTGGCGGCGCAGGCCGCACCGCCGACCACGCGTACGAGGCCAGGCTGACCGCGCTGTCCGTGGCCGGAGCGCCCCGAGAAGCGCAGGCCGTGGCCGGTGACATCGTCAAGATCTGGGGCGTGCCGGAGATCCGGGTCGGTGACCACCTGGGCGAGCCGGGGCCGGCGAACCAGGCGCACTTCACCCCGCCCAGCCTCGAGACCGTGGTCCGCCCCCGGATCCCAGGCCAGGAGCCCCGCCTGCACGCCGCGCTCCTCGCCATGACCGAGCAGGACCCGCTGATCGGCACCCGGGCGCTGCCCGGCGGCGGCACCTCGGTCCTGCTGTACGGCGAGGTGCAGAAGGAGGTCATCGGTGAGACCCTGGCCAGGGAGTTCGGGGTGGAGGCGGAGTTCGAGCCGAGCCGGCCGGTGTACTTCGAGCGGCCGTCGGGCAGCGGCGAGGCGGTCGAGGAGATCCAGCGTCAGGGCCGCAACGAGTTCATGGCCACGGTCGGCCTGCGTGTCGAGCCCGCGCCCGCGGGGTCGGGGGTCGGTTACCGGCTGGAGGTGGATCTGGGGTCGCTGCCGCTGGCCTTTCATCGGGCGATCGAGGAGAGCGTACGGCTGGCGCTGCGGGAGGGGCCGCATGGGTGGCCGGTGACCGATGTGCTGGTGACGCTGACCAGGACCGGTTACTCGTCGCCGGTCACCACGGCGGGTGACTTTCGGGGGCGGGTGCCGGTCGTGCTGGCGCGGGCGCTGAAGAGGGCGGGCACGGTCGTGTACGAGCCGTGCCACCGTTTCGAGGCGGAGGTGCCGTTGGAGGCGTTCGGGCCGGTGACGGCGCAGCTCGCGGCGCTGGGTGGTGAGGTGCGCGATGCGCGCAGGGAGGGTGAGGGGTGGGTGTTGGAGGGGAAGATTCCGGCGGCGGTGGTGCATGAGGCTGAGCGGCGGCTGCCTGGGTTGTCCCATGGTGAGGGGGTGTGGTGGTCCGAGGCGGCTGGTGACCGACCGCTCCGGTGA